The genomic segment TGCTCCGCCGCCTGTCGGCGATCGAGGCGTTCCGCGGACGGTGGGAAGGCGCACCGAAGCCCGGGACCCGCGCCCTCCGGCGCGTCCGGGAGTCGGTCGCTCTCCGGTCCGCGGCGGACTCCTGCCGGATCGCGGGGGAGAACCGGCCGGGGGCGGTCTCCGGGTACGCCGACGCGCTGCGGACCGTCTTCGACGGCTACGCCTCGATGCCGCCGACGGAAGACCGTCTCCTCGCCCTGCACGCGGCGGTGTTCCGGGATCTCCCCGGGGACAGGGCCCGCCCGGGCAGGTACAAGTCGGCCGGGCCTCACGAACGGAGCGATCGGGGCTTCCTGTCGGAGCCGGTCGCCCTCCGTTCCCCCGGCCCCCTCCTGATCCCCGCGCAGATGGAGACCCTCTCCGGATGGTTCCCCTCCCGGCTGGAGGGAGGGGAGTTCCACCCCCTGCTCGTCGTCGCGGCGTACCTTCTCGAGTACCTCGCCATCCGGCCCTTCGCCGACGGAAACGGCCGGGTGAGCCGCCTTCTCACGAATCTTCTTCTCCTTCGGTGCGGGCACGCGTACCTGCCGTACGGCTCCCTCGACGCGGCGATCCACGCCCACAGGGGGGAGTATTACCTCGCGCTCCGCCGGAGCCAGGCGAGCCGGAACCTGCCGCGTCCCGACATCTCGCCGTGGCTGTTCGCCTTTCTCGACGCGCTGGAAGAGATGCAGCGGCGGGAGGCGAACGAGGTCATCGCGCGGCTCCCCGGCGAGGAAGCGCTGTCGGCGAACCAGGCCGCCGTGATGGACCTCGCCGCGACGGAGGGGGAAGTGACGAACCGCCGGGTGGCGGCGGCGCTCGGCCTCCCCCGCGAAACGGCGAAGCAGACGCTCAACCGCCTGGTATCCCTCGGGGCGCTGCGACGGCATGGGGCCGGCCGGGCGACCCGGTACCGCCCGCGTGTGGCAGAGCCCTACGTTTCCTTCCCCGCGGAGGCAAGGTAGCAGACGACGCGCTGGCGGAAGGAGTCGGCGTTCAGGTACAGGCGCCGCGGCCCGCCTCCTCGATCACCTTGTGGATCCGGGCGGTGAACGTCTCGAAGCCCACTTCGGGATGGAGGGTGTGGATCTCCGCGCCGATCCCCCGGGGGACGAGCTCGGGGTGGCGGGCGAAACGGAAGTAGACGAGCCGTTTTCCGCGGGCGATCGCGTCGCGCACGAACGGATCGACGAAGGGGCGGTAATCCTCGACGACGTCGACCTGCCAGACGATGTTGTCGCCCGGCAGGATCCCCGTGAAGACCCGGTCGAGGCCGGGCAGTCCGGTGCTCAACGTCTCCGATGTCGGGCGCGCGGCCAGGACGTCACCCCCCCGTACGAATCGACCCGCTCCGCGGTACGTTACCACGAAAAAGAACCGGGCCGCACCGGGTGGAAGGACTCCCGGGACGGCCCGAACCATTCTTGTCCGCCGTCACGTCCCCGTACGGCAGCGCAATGTCCGCGAGCTTCCCGCGGAACGGGTCGAAGTGGTTCGTCCAGCTGTTCTCGCGGCATTCGGGGCACGGCGATCCGATCCCGACGCGCCACGACTCCTTCGAGTTCCCATGGGTCTTCGGGCACTCCGAGTCTTATCCTTGTTCCGGGAAGGTGGGCAGTCGGAATCGGGCCGTGTGGGCTGAGACTACAAATACGGCAACGGGTATATGATTCAGGCTTCGACGTCGAGGGACAGGATCGACAGGGAGTCGCCGCCGGTCACGGAAACGCCCTCCCCCTTGCAGCGGGGGCACGCCCAGGTGAAGGAGCGGGCCTCCGACACGCCACACCCTTTGCATTCGACCCGGACCGGTTCCTCGACGATGTCGAGCGTCGCTCCTTCCGCGGGCGTTCCGCGGGCGAGGTGCCCGAAGAGGAAGGAGAGGTTCTCCGGCTCGATTCCGCGCAGGACGCCCACGCGGAGCCGGATCGACGTCACCTTTTTCGCCGCGTGCCGGGCCGCTTCGGAGAGCGCGACGTCGAGGATCTCGCCCGCAACCCCGAGTTCGTGCACCGCGTTACCCGGATTTCGCGGCCCGCAGCGTCTCGATCCGGTCGAGCAGCGCGGACATCCCGTCGCCGGTGGCCGCAGAGACCTCGAAGATCTCCACCGCGGGGTTGGCGGCGCGGGCGGCGCGGCGGACGCGGTCCACGTCGAACGTCACGTGCGGCAACAGGTCCGTCTTCGTGATCACGAGCAGGTCGGAGGTCCTGAAGACCAGCGGGTACTTGAGCGGCTTCTCGTCCCCCTCCGTCACGCTCAGCAGCACGACGCGGGCGTCCTCCCCCAGCGGGACCTCCGCGGGGCAGACGAGGTTCCCCACGTTCTCCACGAGAAGCAGCCGGGTCGCCGACAGGTCCATCTCCCGGAGGACGGCCAGGAGCCGGGACGGCTGAATGTGACAGGTCGACCGGGTATTGATCTGCCGCACCTGGACGCCGTGTCTCCGGATCCGTTCCGCGTCGATCTCGGTCTCGATGTCCCCCTCGACGACCGCCACGCCACCCTTCCCGTCGAAGCGGGAAAGAAGCGCCTCGATCAACGTGGTCTTCCCGGAACCCGGCGAGGAGAGGAGATTGAGCGCGAAGATCTTCCGTTCGGAGAGCAGGGCCCGGATCGCCGCCGCGGCCTCGTCCGCGGATTGCAGGATCGACCGCTCCACGTCGATGCGCACATTGCCGCCCGTTCCCATGCGGGTCAGGATACCACACCGGTCCCGCGGCTCCCTTCTGATAGACTGGAATGAGCCAACGGGGAGGGACCCCGCTACGAGCTCCGCGCCGGCAGGGTACCCTCGCAACAGTACAACCGGGGAGGCAATGCGCGTCATCGGCGTCGGGAACATCCTGCTTTGCGACGAGGGGATCGGCGTCCACGTCGTGCGGGAGCTCTCCTCCCGGGGAGAAACGCCGGGCGTGGAGTTCGTGGACGGCGGGGTGGCCGGGGCAACCCTCCTCACCCTGGTCGAGGGGGAGGAGCGCGTCGTCCTTGTCGACGCCGTCGACGCCCCGTTCCCGCCGGGGACGGTCGTGCGGATGACCCCCGACGAACTGGCGGCCGGCGGCGCGCCCGCCTGGTCCCTCCACGACCTGAATCTGGCGGACACCCTCGGGATGATGCGGCTGCGCGAGACCTTGCCGGAGATGATCCTCCTCGGCGTGGTCCCCGCCGACATCGAAACGTACAGCCTCGAGCTGTCGGAACCGCTCGCGGCGCGATTCGCGGAGATCGTCGAAAAGGTCCGGTCCGAGATCGCGACGTTCGCGGGCTCCCCGCGCCCGTGACGCCGGACCGCGCGGGCGCCGCGGCGATCGGGATCACCGCCTGCGGCGTGGTGCAGGGGGTGGGGTTCCGGCCGTTCGTCCACCGGCTGGCTTCGCGGTGCGGGCTCGCCGGGTGGGTCGAGAACACCCCGGGGAGCGTCGTCATCCATGTGGAAGGGGACGCGGCGGCGCTCTCGCGTTTCCGCGCCCTGCTCCGCTCGGAGATCCCCCCCGCGGCGCACGTGACCCGCCTCTCCGTCCGCAAGGCCGAGTCCACCGGCGTCCGGGGGTTCACGATCCGGGCGAGCCGCCGCGACGGGATCGCACTTTCCACGATCCCCCCGGACATCGCGGCTTGCCCCGAATGCCTGCGGGAGCTCGCCGATCCCGCGGACCGCCGTCACCGATACCCGTTCACCAACTGCACGAATTGCGGCCCGCGGTTCACCATCGTGACCTCCCTCCCCTACGGCCGGGAGCGCACGTCGATGGCCGCCTTTTCGATGTGCACCGCATGCCGGATGGAGTACGGGGATCCCCTCGACCGCCGCTTCCACGCGGAGCCGAACGCCTGCCCTGCCTGCGGGCCCCGCCTGTCCGTGCGCGACGCGGACGGTGCGCCGGTGGAAACCGACGACCCGATCGGCGCGGCCGCGGCGGCAATTCTCGACGGGGGGATCGTCGCGGTACGCGGACTCGGCGGCTTCCAGCTCGCCGTCGACGCGACGAACGACGACGCCGTGCGCGCGCTGCGGACCCGGAAGCGCCGCGAGGAGAAGCCGTTCGCGGTGATGTTCCGGGACGTCGGTTCGGCGCGCACCGCCGCGCGCATCGACGCTTCGGACGAGGCGATCCTCCGCTCCCCCGCCGCCCCGGTCCTCCTCCTCCCCGCGCACCCCCGATCCCCGCTCGCCCCGTCGGTGTCGGCGGGTCTCCCGACAGCGGGAGTCTTCCTCCCGTACACGCCGATGCACCGGATGCTCATGGACCTCACGGGGCGGCCGCTGGTGATGACGAGCGGCAACGCGACCGACGAGCCGATCGCGATCGGGAACGACGAGGCGACGTCGCGCCTGGGCGGGATCGCCGACCTCTTCCTCCTTCACGACCGCGAGGTCGCGCAGCGCTCCGACGACTCCGTGGTGCGCCGCGTCGGCCGGGGGACCTACCCGATCCGCCGCGCCCGCGGGTTCGTCCCGGCCCCCGTGATGCTGCCCCGCTCCTTCCCCGACGTCGTCGGCCTGGGCGGCGAGCTGAAAAGCACCTTCTGCTTCGTCAAGGGGGACGCGGCGTACCTGTCGCAGCACATCGGGGACCTGGAGCAGGCGCCGGTGCGTGACTTCTACGAGGAGGCGTACGGCTTCTTCCGGCGGTTCCTCGACGCCCGGCCGCGCGCCGCGTGCCACGACCTGCACCCCGCCTACTTCACCACCGCGTTCGCCGAACGAGCCGGCGCAGACCGGCTCTTCGCGCTGCAGCACCACAAGGCGCACATCTATTCCGCGCTGGCCGACACCGGGTTCGCCGGGAAAGCCGTGGGGGTGGCGTTCGACGGGACCGGGTACGGCGAGGACGGCGCGATCTGGGGCGGCGAGTTCTTCGATGTCCACGGGATGGAGGTGCGCCGCGCGGGGCGCCTCGCGTACTTCCCCCTGCCCGGAGGGGACGCCGCCGTCCGGGAGCCGTGGCGGACCGCCCTCTCCCTGTTGCGGGAGACCCTCGGTGCCGCGGAGGCGGAAGGGGCGGCCCGGAAACTGTTTCCCGGCGTTCCCCGGGACTCGGTCCGCCGGGTGCTCGAGGCGCTGGAGAAGAAGATCAACGTGGCGCCGACCTCCAGCGCGGGCCGGCTCTTCGACGCCGTCTCCGCGATCTGCGGGTTGTGCGCCCGGTCGAGCTACGAGGGACAGGCGCCGATGCGCCTGGAGGGCGTCGTCGCGCGCACCGCCGCCGGCACGTATCCGTTCACCCTCGCTTCAGTCGGCGGGCAACTCACGGTAGACTGGAGCGAACTGGTCCGGGGAGCGGCGGCGGACGCCCGCAGACGCCTCCCGGCGGGGACGATTTCCCGGAGGTTCCACGACACGCTGGCGGCCGCGGTCGTCGCCGCGGCTTCTCGGCTGGCGGAACGCTCCGGGGCGAGGCATGTCGTCCTCACGGGGGGGGTGTTCCAGAACGTGACGCTGCTCTCCGAGGTCCTTTCGGGGCTCCGGAAGCGGAAACTCTCCCCGCTGATCCACCGGCAGGTCCCGGCGAACGACGGCGGGATCTCGCTCGGACAGGCGTATTACGCGGCCGCGCAGGTCGCAGGGGGGTAGGAACATGTGCCTCGGTGTTCCCGCGAAGATCCTGGAAACGGGCGACGGAGACGCGGTCGTCGAGCTGGGGGGCGTCCGTCGGGAAATCTCCGTGATGCTCGTCGACGACGTCTCCGCCGGCGACTGGGTGATCGTCCACGCCGGCTTCGCCATCGAGAGGCTCTCGGAGGAGGAGGCGGAGCGGACGCTCGCCCTGTTCCGGGAGATTGCGGAATCCGATGCATTCCGCAATCCATGAACCGGAGAACCGCCGCATGAAATACATCGACGACTTCCGCGACCCGGCGACCGCGAAGGCGCTGGTCGAGAGGATCCGGCGCGACGCGGGAGACGCCCCCGTCCGCCTGATGGAAGTCTGCGGCACCCACACCGTGGCGATCGCGCGCGGCGGCATCCGCCCGCTCCTGTCCGGCGCCGTGACGATGCTCTCGGGACCGGGCTGCCCGGTCTGCGTCACCCCCGACGGGTACATCGACGCCGCGATCGCGCTGGGCAGGGAGCGGGGCGCCCTCCTCGCCTCCTTCGGCGACATGCTCCGGGTTCCGGGGAAATCGTCCTCCCTTGAGAAGGAGAAGGGAAACGGGCTGGAGGTCCGTGTCGTGTACTCGCCGCTCGACGCGGTGGCGCTGGCCGCCGCCACGCCGGACCGGGAGGTCGTCTTCCTCGGCGTGGGGTTCGAGACGACGGCTCCCGCCATCGGCGGCGCCATCCGGACGGCGGCGAAGCGCGGCGTGGGGAACTTCTCCGTCCTGTCATCCGTGCGCACGATCCCGGAAGCGATGGGGGTCCTGGCCGCCGATCCCGAGGTTCGCATCGAAGGGTTCCTCTGCCCCGCCCACGTCACCGTCGTCATCGGTTCCGACGCCTACCGGCCGGTCGCGCGGCGGTACGGCATCCCGTGCGTGGTCGCCGGCTTCGAGCCGCTCGACATTCTCCTGGGAATCTCGATGCTGCTGCGGCAGAAGAGGGAGGGCGTCGCCCGCGTGGAGAACGAGTATTCGCGCGTGGCCACCTCCACCGGGAACCGGAAGGCGCAGGACCTGATCCGCGACGTATTCGTCCCGTGCGACACGGGGTGGCGCGGAATCGGCGTCATCCGGGGATCGGGCCTTCGGATCGCCGACCGGTATGCCTCCTTCGACGCGGAGGTGAAGTTCGACGCCCCCGTCGTCTTCGCGCCGGAGGCTTCCGCCTGCCGCTGCGGCGACGTGCTCAAGGGGAAGATCCTCCCGGTCGATTGCCCGCTGTTCGGGAAGGCGTGCGTGCCGGAGGAGCCGTACGGTCCGTGCATGGTAAGCGGCGAAGGTACCTGCGCCGCTTTCTTCAAATACGGAGCATAGATGCACGACAGGATCCTTCTTTCCCACGGCGAGGGCGGCAAGCGGACCCGCGACCTGATCGCGAGGGTGATTGCCCGGCACTTCGACAATCCCGTCCTCTCCCCGCTTTTCGATGCGGGCCTTCTCGGCCGGATCGGGGGGGAGATCGCCTTCACGACCGACGGGTACGTGGTGACCCCCCCCTTCTTCCCCGGCGGCGACATCGGCCGGCTGGCCGTCTGCGGCACCGTGAACGACCTCGCCGTCTGCGGGGCGAAGGCGGTGGCGATCTCGTGCGGCCTGATCCTCGAAGAGGGGCTTCCGATGGACACTCTGGAACGCGCGCTCGCGGCGATGCGGGACGCGGCGAAGGAAGCGGAGGTGACCATCGCCTGCGGGGACACGAAGGTGGTGGAGCGCGGGAAAGGGGACGGGATCTTCATCACTACGGCGGGCGTCGGCGTTTCGGCGGACGGCTGGCGTCCGGCGCCGTCGGGGGTCCGTCCCGGCGACCGGATCGTGCTCACGGGGACGATGGGGGACCACCAGGTCGCGGTGCTGATCGCCCGGCGGAATCTCGCGCTCGATGCTCCCGTGCTGTCCGACGTTGCGCCGCTCGGCGGGCTGCTCCTTCCGCTCCTTCCGCGGTTTACCGGCAAGGTGCGCTTCATGCGCGATCCCACGCGCGGCGGGGTGGGCGTGACGCTGAACGAGATGGCGTCGGCCGCGAACGCCCGGTTCGTCCTGGACGAGGCCCGGCTTCCGGTCCGGGAATCGGTGCGCGGTGTGTGCGAGATCCTCGGCTTCGACCCGCTCTACCTCGCAAACGAGGGGAAGGCGGTGCTGATCGTGGCGGGGGACGCCGCGGAAGCGCTCGTCGCCGCGCTGCGGGAGCACCCGTACGGACGGGAGGCGACGATCATCGGGGAGGTGCGGGAGGGAGGAGGCGGCGTGCGGATGCGCACGCTCGCGGGCGGCGTGCGGGCGGTCGACTACCCCGTGGGGGACCAGCTTCCCCGGATCTGCTGACGAAGAATGCATGGGCGGGGAACGCTCCATACCGCAGTGGGAGGACACTCCTACCCTTCATCCCGGGTGTGAACCAGGAATGCCCCCCCCTGTCGTTCTTATCTACGATGCGGATTGCCCGGTGTGCCGCGCGGCCGCCGACTGGGTCCGACGCAACGCCGCGGTTCCCGGCGCCTTCGAATTCCTCCCCTGCCGCTCCGCGGAGACCCGTTCGCGATTTCCCGCGATCGGCGAGGCCGCATGCCTCCAGGCGATGCACCTCGTCCTGCCGGACGGGACGGTCCTCGCCGGCGAACAGGCCCTCCCCGAGATCCTGCGCCGTACGCGGCGTTACCGGATCGCCGCCGCCCTCTTTCGCCTCCCGGGGGCCGGGATCTTGTCGCGTTTCCTCTACCGCGCCTTCGCGGACCGCCGCCACCGGATCGGGAAGCGGCTCTTCCCCTGATCCGGCTTACCGGGAATCGAATTCGAACCGACGACACCGGATTGGGTGTAACGACAGATGTTTGCCTGGTTTATCCGGCGATTCGTGCCTGCCGGAAGGGCTACCAGGTTCGGCGCATGGAACGTGAGGGAGTCGTTCCAACAGCTACGACACACTCATGGCGGTACTCGCGCAGGATTGGAGCCGCCCGGAAGGAGGCCAGCCACTTGGCATCCTCTTTCAGGAGATCCTCCCACCGATCGCCGAACAAGGCGCCGACGGACGGTCTTGCTTCCGCTTCAGGCAGACAAAATGCGGGTTGGACGGAATAGTGAATTTGGTTTCGTTATTACTGCTCTTCAGTTTATATTTAATATGATTGGAATTTTGTATTTATCAATGAATCTAATATATGGTTCCGAAAATCTTTAATGTGCCGCGGTCTAACCACCGGCTGAAGCTGACGGCTCGCCTGTTTCTCGCTGGGCGCCCGCAGCTCAGCTGGAGCGTTTGCCAGACAAAAAGGAGGAAGGCAATATGAGAGAAAAGAAATATGGCAAACGAATATCAGAAGGTTCGGTTTTTGCGAGAATGAAAAATAAGGCTGCAGAATATTTAAAGCACCCAGATAAATTAAACGAATTGATTGATAAGGCTAAAAATAAAGTTGAATTCAAAAGACAAGGCCCTTTAAAAGAAGTTTTTGATTCATTAATGGCTTTATTTCGATTGACACGCGCTTATGCTAAGCGAGAGTATGTTGAGGTCCCATGGCAAAGCTTACTTCTAATTGTTGCGACGATCTTATATTTCCTTCTCCCAATGGATTTAATACCAGATTGGATAATCGGTCTCGGCTATATTGACGATGCGGCACTCATCGGATGGACAATGAACACTGTGAAATCGGAAATTGATGGATTCCAGGAATGGGAATCCAAGAATTCTGCTGGCTAACCACAGCCTGAAGCTACCGGCTGGGAGGTGGAGCCCTTGCGGTTCGAGAACGGGCTTTTGTGCCAACGGAGCTTCTTCTACTCTTCCGCCTCGCAGGCATTTCGGTACTCAACATGTGGGGCGGAACCGCGGGGAACTGGGGGAGAAGGAATCTCGATCTGGACGAGATCGAGATCATGACCGTGGCACGCAAAATTGCCGAACCATGGGCGGCAGGAGGCGTTGAACAGCCCCCCTTCCGCGAATTCTGCTGAATGCGATGACGTTCGGATAATGTATAATCTGCAAACGCGTTGAAGAGGCGGGAATCCCGCCGCCCGGGCAGCACACGGGGAGGCGCCATGATCCGGTTCGAGGGCGTCCACAAATGGTTCGGCAAGCTTCACGTGCTGAACGGCATCAACCTTCATGTGCGGGCGGGCGAAGTCGTCGTGGTCTGCGGCCCCTCCGGCTCGGGGAAATCGACCCTCATCCGGACGATCAACGACCTCGAGCCGATCGACGAGGGGAAGCTCGTCATCGACGGGATGGACCTCTCGGACAGGAAGACCGACATCAACAAGCTGCGTGCGGAGATCGGTTTCGTCTTCCAGCAGTTCAACCTCTACCCTCACCTGTCCGTCCTGAAAAACATCACGCTGGCCCCGACCAAGATCCGAAACCTGAGCCGGAAGGACGCCGAGGAGCAGGCGATGGCGCTCCTCAAGCGCGTGGGGCTGTCGGAGAAACGGGACGCCTTCCCGTCCCAGCTCTCCGGCGGGCAGCAGCAGCGGGTGGCGATCGCCCGGGGGCTGGCGATGAACCCGAAGATCATGCTCTTCGACGAGCCGACATCGGCCCTCGACCCCGAGATGATCGGCGAGGTTCTCCAGGTCATGAAGGACCTGGCGCTCTCCGGGATGACGATGATCGTGGTCTCGCACGAAATGGGGTTCGCAAGGGAAGTCTCCCACCGCGTCATCTTCATGGACTTCGGGACGATCCTGGAGGCGGCCCCTCCGGAGGAGTTCTTCAAAAACCCGCAACACGAACGTGCGAAGCAGTTCCTGAAGCAGATCCTTTCGCCCATGCACTGAACCACCACAAACGGGAGGAGAAATCATGGGAAAGAAAATCGGGATGCTCGTTCTGGCACTGGCGATGCTCGGCGCGCTGCGCGGCTCGGCGCTCGCGGCCGACACCCTCGCGGAGGTGAAAAAAAACGGCGTTCTCGTGGCCGGTGTGAAGGATTCCCTGCCGCCGTTCGGCTCCGTGGACCCGAAAACGAAGGAGTTCGTGGGGTACGACATCGACTTCGTCAAATACCTCGCCAAGAAACTTGGCGTGAAGGTGGAGTTCAAGCCCGTCACCTCCGCGAACCGCATGCCGATGCTGATGGAGTCCCGCGTCGACATCCTCGCGGCGACGATGACGAAGAATCCCGAGCGGGCCAAGCAGATCGACTTCAGCTACACCTACTTCCTGACCGG from the bacterium genome contains:
- a CDS encoding Fic family protein, which encodes MKDRFDERLRGIPARALHGLLRRLSAIEAFRGRWEGAPKPGTRALRRVRESVALRSAADSCRIAGENRPGAVSGYADALRTVFDGYASMPPTEDRLLALHAAVFRDLPGDRARPGRYKSAGPHERSDRGFLSEPVALRSPGPLLIPAQMETLSGWFPSRLEGGEFHPLLVVAAYLLEYLAIRPFADGNGRVSRLLTNLLLLRCGHAYLPYGSLDAAIHAHRGEYYLALRRSQASRNLPRPDISPWLFAFLDALEEMQRREANEVIARLPGEEALSANQAAVMDLAATEGEVTNRRVAAALGLPRETAKQTLNRLVSLGALRRHGAGRATRYRPRVAEPYVSFPAEAR
- the hypA gene encoding hydrogenase maturation nickel metallochaperone HypA, with amino-acid sequence MHELGVAGEILDVALSEAARHAAKKVTSIRLRVGVLRGIEPENLSFLFGHLARGTPAEGATLDIVEEPVRVECKGCGVSEARSFTWACPRCKGEGVSVTGGDSLSILSLDVEA
- the hypB gene encoding hydrogenase nickel incorporation protein HypB, which gives rise to MRIDVERSILQSADEAAAAIRALLSERKIFALNLLSSPGSGKTTLIEALLSRFDGKGGVAVVEGDIETEIDAERIRRHGVQVRQINTRSTCHIQPSRLLAVLREMDLSATRLLLVENVGNLVCPAEVPLGEDARVVLLSVTEGDEKPLKYPLVFRTSDLLVITKTDLLPHVTFDVDRVRRAARAANPAVEIFEVSAATGDGMSALLDRIETLRAAKSG
- a CDS encoding hydrogenase maturation protease: MRVIGVGNILLCDEGIGVHVVRELSSRGETPGVEFVDGGVAGATLLTLVEGEERVVLVDAVDAPFPPGTVVRMTPDELAAGGAPAWSLHDLNLADTLGMMRLRETLPEMILLGVVPADIETYSLELSEPLAARFAEIVEKVRSEIATFAGSPRP
- the hypF gene encoding carbamoyltransferase HypF: MTPDRAGAAAIGITACGVVQGVGFRPFVHRLASRCGLAGWVENTPGSVVIHVEGDAAALSRFRALLRSEIPPAAHVTRLSVRKAESTGVRGFTIRASRRDGIALSTIPPDIAACPECLRELADPADRRHRYPFTNCTNCGPRFTIVTSLPYGRERTSMAAFSMCTACRMEYGDPLDRRFHAEPNACPACGPRLSVRDADGAPVETDDPIGAAAAAILDGGIVAVRGLGGFQLAVDATNDDAVRALRTRKRREEKPFAVMFRDVGSARTAARIDASDEAILRSPAAPVLLLPAHPRSPLAPSVSAGLPTAGVFLPYTPMHRMLMDLTGRPLVMTSGNATDEPIAIGNDEATSRLGGIADLFLLHDREVAQRSDDSVVRRVGRGTYPIRRARGFVPAPVMLPRSFPDVVGLGGELKSTFCFVKGDAAYLSQHIGDLEQAPVRDFYEEAYGFFRRFLDARPRAACHDLHPAYFTTAFAERAGADRLFALQHHKAHIYSALADTGFAGKAVGVAFDGTGYGEDGAIWGGEFFDVHGMEVRRAGRLAYFPLPGGDAAVREPWRTALSLLRETLGAAEAEGAARKLFPGVPRDSVRRVLEALEKKINVAPTSSAGRLFDAVSAICGLCARSSYEGQAPMRLEGVVARTAAGTYPFTLASVGGQLTVDWSELVRGAAADARRRLPAGTISRRFHDTLAAAVVAAASRLAERSGARHVVLTGGVFQNVTLLSEVLSGLRKRKLSPLIHRQVPANDGGISLGQAYYAAAQVAGG
- a CDS encoding HypC/HybG/HupF family hydrogenase formation chaperone — encoded protein: MCLGVPAKILETGDGDAVVELGGVRREISVMLVDDVSAGDWVIVHAGFAIERLSEEEAERTLALFREIAESDAFRNP
- the hypD gene encoding hydrogenase formation protein HypD — encoded protein: MKYIDDFRDPATAKALVERIRRDAGDAPVRLMEVCGTHTVAIARGGIRPLLSGAVTMLSGPGCPVCVTPDGYIDAAIALGRERGALLASFGDMLRVPGKSSSLEKEKGNGLEVRVVYSPLDAVALAAATPDREVVFLGVGFETTAPAIGGAIRTAAKRGVGNFSVLSSVRTIPEAMGVLAADPEVRIEGFLCPAHVTVVIGSDAYRPVARRYGIPCVVAGFEPLDILLGISMLLRQKREGVARVENEYSRVATSTGNRKAQDLIRDVFVPCDTGWRGIGVIRGSGLRIADRYASFDAEVKFDAPVVFAPEASACRCGDVLKGKILPVDCPLFGKACVPEEPYGPCMVSGEGTCAAFFKYGA
- the hypE gene encoding hydrogenase expression/formation protein HypE, whose translation is MHDRILLSHGEGGKRTRDLIARVIARHFDNPVLSPLFDAGLLGRIGGEIAFTTDGYVVTPPFFPGGDIGRLAVCGTVNDLAVCGAKAVAISCGLILEEGLPMDTLERALAAMRDAAKEAEVTIACGDTKVVERGKGDGIFITTAGVGVSADGWRPAPSGVRPGDRIVLTGTMGDHQVAVLIARRNLALDAPVLSDVAPLGGLLLPLLPRFTGKVRFMRDPTRGGVGVTLNEMASAANARFVLDEARLPVRESVRGVCEILGFDPLYLANEGKAVLIVAGDAAEALVAALREHPYGREATIIGEVREGGGGVRMRTLAGGVRAVDYPVGDQLPRIC
- a CDS encoding DUF393 domain-containing protein; its protein translation is MPPPVVLIYDADCPVCRAAADWVRRNAAVPGAFEFLPCRSAETRSRFPAIGEAACLQAMHLVLPDGTVLAGEQALPEILRRTRRYRIAAALFRLPGAGILSRFLYRAFADRRHRIGKRLFP
- a CDS encoding DUF1232 domain-containing protein, which codes for MREKKYGKRISEGSVFARMKNKAAEYLKHPDKLNELIDKAKNKVEFKRQGPLKEVFDSLMALFRLTRAYAKREYVEVPWQSLLLIVATILYFLLPMDLIPDWIIGLGYIDDAALIGWTMNTVKSEIDGFQEWESKNSAG
- a CDS encoding amino acid ABC transporter ATP-binding protein, which gives rise to MIRFEGVHKWFGKLHVLNGINLHVRAGEVVVVCGPSGSGKSTLIRTINDLEPIDEGKLVIDGMDLSDRKTDINKLRAEIGFVFQQFNLYPHLSVLKNITLAPTKIRNLSRKDAEEQAMALLKRVGLSEKRDAFPSQLSGGQQQRVAIARGLAMNPKIMLFDEPTSALDPEMIGEVLQVMKDLALSGMTMIVVSHEMGFAREVSHRVIFMDFGTILEAAPPEEFFKNPQHERAKQFLKQILSPMH